The Nitrospira sp. genome window below encodes:
- a CDS encoding cytochrome c, translating into MKMSRFLLLVVVVVFAIPAAAAERHMMQPRVPADKLAEARALRSPLSNTPEVIEQGKVIYNGKGTCFTCHGANGDGKGPAGTKLNPAPRNFQHHGFWRHRTEGEVFWVIKHGSPGTGMIGFGQVLSDEEIWALIQYERTFSRRHGPGMRGHRGGMGPGEGMDGMQGRGHQGRRDGIDE; encoded by the coding sequence TATTGGTTGTCGTGGTTGTCTTTGCGATCCCCGCCGCTGCAGCAGAGCGGCACATGATGCAGCCGAGAGTGCCCGCCGATAAGCTGGCCGAAGCTAGGGCTCTCAGGAGCCCCTTGTCGAATACTCCCGAGGTCATTGAGCAAGGTAAGGTGATTTACAACGGCAAGGGCACCTGCTTCACCTGTCATGGAGCAAACGGAGACGGCAAAGGGCCTGCCGGCACCAAACTGAATCCCGCTCCTCGGAATTTTCAGCACCACGGGTTTTGGCGGCATCGCACGGAAGGAGAAGTCTTCTGGGTCATCAAACATGGCTCGCCCGGCACCGGGATGATCGGGTTTGGTCAGGTCTTGTCCGATGAAGAGATCTGGGCCCTCATTCAGTATGAGCGGACCTTTTCCCGGAGACATGGACCAGGCATGAGGGGTCATAGAGGAGGCATGGGACCGGGTGAAGGTATGGATGGGATGCAAGGCAGGGGACATCAAGGGCGAAGAGACGGTATAGATGAGTGA